From Deltaproteobacteria bacterium, a single genomic window includes:
- a CDS encoding sigma 54-interacting transcriptional regulator, giving the protein MSAPKGLSPEEVETILDSIADGVFTVDKDFRITWFNRAAEKITGVPPDEALGRYCCEVFRAEICESDCALRQAIDTGRPVVNRPVYILRPDGQRIPISVSCALLLDKKGEVMGGVETFRDLSLVEDLRKEVEQRYTFADIISRSHRMRDIFSILPEVAQSNATVLIEGESGTGKELLARAIHNLSARTDEPLVIVNCGALPDTLLESELFGHKAGAFTDAKKDRLGRIARAERGTLFLDEIGDISPALQIRLLRFLQERTYEPLGSSETIKADVRVVAATNKDLNQEMEENRFRRDLYYRVNVIRLALPPLRERKEDIPLLVQHFVAHMNRLRGKDITGLSQDAMSSFMDHDWPGNIRELENAIEHAFILCPGGFIERRHLPEQFRKSSSLPETLPMGSTLAEIEARVIYESLERNDWKRQATAKELGIDKTTLWRKIKQLGLEVSHGKTQRRKSSS; this is encoded by the coding sequence ATGAGCGCTCCAAAAGGACTCAGCCCCGAGGAAGTCGAAACCATTTTGGATTCCATTGCGGACGGGGTCTTCACAGTCGATAAGGATTTCCGGATCACCTGGTTCAACCGGGCTGCGGAAAAAATCACGGGCGTTCCGCCGGATGAAGCCCTCGGACGGTATTGCTGCGAGGTGTTTCGCGCTGAAATCTGCGAAAGCGATTGCGCCCTCAGGCAGGCCATCGATACCGGCCGGCCTGTTGTCAACCGACCGGTCTACATTCTGCGGCCGGACGGACAGCGCATTCCCATCAGTGTAAGCTGCGCCCTGCTGCTCGACAAAAAAGGTGAAGTCATGGGCGGGGTCGAAACGTTTCGGGACCTGAGCCTGGTGGAGGATCTCCGCAAGGAGGTCGAGCAGCGATATACCTTTGCGGACATCATCTCGAGAAGCCACAGGATGCGCGACATCTTTTCCATCCTGCCGGAGGTGGCTCAAAGCAACGCGACCGTCCTGATTGAAGGCGAGAGCGGGACCGGTAAGGAACTTCTTGCGAGGGCCATTCATAATCTTTCCGCCAGAACGGACGAGCCGCTGGTGATCGTGAACTGCGGCGCGCTGCCCGACACACTGCTCGAATCCGAGCTGTTCGGACATAAGGCGGGCGCGTTCACGGACGCAAAAAAGGACCGCTTGGGCCGAATCGCCCGAGCCGAACGCGGCACGTTGTTTCTCGACGAAATCGGCGACATCAGTCCCGCCCTTCAAATACGCCTGCTCCGTTTTTTACAAGAACGAACGTATGAACCGTTGGGATCCAGCGAGACGATCAAGGCGGACGTGCGCGTAGTGGCGGCCACCAACAAGGACCTGAATCAGGAAATGGAAGAAAACCGTTTCCGACGGGACCTGTACTATCGCGTAAATGTCATTCGGCTGGCCTTACCGCCGTTGCGGGAAAGAAAGGAAGATATCCCCCTGCTCGTTCAACATTTTGTCGCCCATATGAATCGGTTGAGGGGAAAAGATATTACCGGGCTTTCCCAAGACGCCATGTCCTCGTTCATGGACCATGATTGGCCGGGAAACATACGGGAACTCGAAAACGCCATCGAGCACGCGTTCATTCTTTGCCCCGGAGGGTTTATCGAGCGGAGGCACCTGCCGGAACAGTTTCGAAAGTCGTCCAGCCTGCCCGAAACCCTGCCCATGGGATCCACCCTGGCTGAAATCGAGGCTCGGGTGATTTATGAAAGCCTGGAAAGAAACGATTGGAAACGACAGGCAACGGCCAAAGAGCTGGGTATCGACAAGACCACCCTCTGGCGCAAGATCAAGCAGCTCGGGCTGGAAGTCTCCCATGGGAAGACACAACGAAGAAAGTCGAGTTCATGA
- a CDS encoding type II toxin-antitoxin system prevent-host-death family antitoxin: METVGTYEAKTHLTQLLDRVAKGEKITITKHGVPVATLQPADSSKRTSVRDVIDQLKRFRSGHRLDGLSIRDMIEEGRR, translated from the coding sequence ATGGAAACAGTCGGAACCTATGAGGCGAAAACACACCTCACCCAACTCCTCGATCGTGTCGCCAAGGGCGAGAAAATAACGATCACGAAGCACGGCGTGCCCGTGGCCACCCTGCAGCCCGCCGATTCCTCGAAGAGGACGTCCGTGCGCGACGTCATCGACCAGTTGAAGCGGTTTCGAAGCGGCCACCGCCTCGATGGGCTTTCCATTCGCGACATGATCGAGGAAGGAAGGCGCTGA
- a CDS encoding LUD domain-containing protein — protein MSESLNGDRTYILNALRRTARPGECVVEGSLEDTPGRSKIPDADLEDRLSTALQTLGAHFHRAHSEEEVRRILSTLIHNADAHKIAVLSDAFLRTFHLDRLTEEAGVTVISYSEEEISDSVKDVTPALKDAELGIFPVSRALAQSGTMVLNGNAGVSRAISLIPPIIVGILDKKQIVADLGNVFSELIETGQVPSRPGDWMVCISGPSRTADIEATLTTGIHGPGDTHLIVLG, from the coding sequence GTGAGTGAATCATTGAACGGAGATCGGACCTACATACTGAACGCTCTTCGCCGGACGGCTCGGCCCGGTGAATGTGTGGTCGAGGGCTCGTTGGAAGATACGCCCGGACGCTCGAAGATCCCTGACGCGGATCTCGAGGACAGGCTTTCTACTGCCCTTCAAACGTTGGGCGCCCATTTTCATCGAGCCCATTCCGAAGAAGAGGTTCGGCGGATTTTGTCCACACTCATTCATAACGCTGATGCGCACAAGATAGCCGTCCTGTCGGACGCGTTTTTGAGAACGTTTCATCTCGATCGGCTGACGGAAGAGGCAGGCGTAACGGTGATATCGTATTCGGAGGAGGAAATCAGTGATTCGGTAAAGGACGTGACGCCCGCGTTGAAAGACGCTGAACTGGGTATTTTTCCAGTCTCCCGAGCGCTGGCGCAGTCAGGAACCATGGTTCTCAATGGCAATGCCGGCGTATCGAGAGCGATTTCTCTCATTCCCCCCATCATTGTTGGCATCTTGGACAAAAAACAGATCGTTGCCGACCTCGGAAACGTATTCTCCGAACTGATCGAAACCGGACAGGTCCCTTCGCGGCCGGGAGATTGGATGGTTTGCATCTCCGGTCCCAGCCGCACGGCGGACATCGAAGCGACCCTGACCACCGGCATCCATGGCCCCGGAGACACGCATCTCATTGTATTGGGATAA
- a CDS encoding FliA/WhiG family RNA polymerase sigma factor, protein MQGLSAYQKAARKSSLTPSEREAKILEHVRLVKKITNRIAMRLPPHAEIEDLYSAGILGLIDAVEKYDPSKGVPFEAYAEFRIRGAIFDELRALDPTPRALRSLSKKVEETYAALEAKLGRGPDDDEMAQVLGVNLDEFRKILMQINSTLTLSLNELVGNRIGLQPRELLDSLEDTSGKSPAENFEMGELRNILAQAIDELPEKYRLVLALYYYEEMNMKEVGQALNITESRVSQIHSKSMMVLRKKIRASTGAMA, encoded by the coding sequence ATGCAGGGTTTGAGTGCTTACCAAAAAGCGGCGCGTAAATCCTCTCTAACGCCCTCAGAGCGGGAAGCGAAAATATTAGAGCATGTGCGTCTGGTCAAGAAGATCACGAACCGTATTGCCATGAGGCTTCCCCCTCATGCAGAAATAGAGGATTTGTACAGCGCGGGCATCCTGGGTCTGATCGATGCGGTGGAAAAGTATGACCCGAGTAAAGGGGTTCCGTTTGAGGCGTATGCGGAATTCCGGATACGCGGCGCCATCTTCGATGAACTCAGAGCGCTGGACCCCACGCCCAGAGCGCTCCGCAGTCTATCCAAGAAAGTGGAAGAGACGTACGCGGCTCTTGAGGCGAAACTGGGTCGCGGGCCGGACGATGACGAAATGGCGCAAGTGTTGGGGGTCAATCTCGACGAGTTTCGTAAGATTCTGATGCAAATCAATTCCACCCTGACGCTGAGTCTGAACGAACTGGTGGGAAACAGGATCGGACTGCAGCCCAGAGAACTGTTGGATTCTCTCGAAGACACTTCCGGCAAGAGCCCGGCAGAGAATTTTGAGATGGGGGAGCTTAGAAATATTCTGGCGCAGGCCATCGACGAGTTGCCTGAGAAATATAGACTTGTGCTTGCCCTTTATTACTACGAAGAAATGAACATGAAAGAAGTGGGGCAAGCTTTGAACATCACCGAGTCGAGGGTCAGTCAGATACACTCAAAAAGCATGATGGTGCTGAGAAAGAAGATCAGGGCCTCCACGGGCGCAATGGCCTGA
- a CDS encoding DUF362 domain-containing protein, with amino-acid sequence MNRREFVRSSALLTASLALPVVWGHETKAGGAPDAVIAEGDPGPAVRAAIAGLGGIEQFVKKGDKVVVKPNMSFSNPPSWATTTHPDVIKEIVSLCVAAGAGQVLVLDNTLRDREMCIEQSGIAKACEVFPESRVLGLSEKKFFKDVPVPEGKELKSTAVMKDVLDANVVISAPVAKSHSSAGVSLSMKNMMGVVYDRAVFHTLYDLHTAIVDLCTVAKAHLTVVDATRLLSTGGPGGPGKVLQPRKVIASTDMVAADAITVDMGEWYGRKFEPGQVKHIREAHERGLGRMDIDKLNIKQVQA; translated from the coding sequence ATGAATCGTCGAGAGTTTGTGAGAAGCTCGGCCCTATTGACGGCTTCTCTGGCATTACCCGTGGTTTGGGGCCATGAAACCAAAGCCGGCGGCGCACCCGACGCCGTGATCGCCGAGGGGGATCCGGGTCCTGCCGTTCGTGCGGCCATAGCAGGGTTGGGCGGCATCGAGCAATTCGTCAAGAAGGGCGACAAGGTGGTCGTCAAGCCCAATATGAGTTTTTCCAACCCGCCTAGCTGGGCCACCACAACCCATCCCGACGTCATAAAGGAGATCGTTTCCCTGTGCGTGGCGGCGGGAGCCGGTCAGGTGCTGGTATTGGACAATACGCTTCGGGACAGGGAGATGTGCATCGAGCAAAGCGGTATTGCCAAAGCCTGTGAAGTGTTTCCCGAGAGCCGTGTACTGGGTCTCAGCGAAAAGAAGTTTTTCAAAGACGTCCCCGTGCCGGAGGGAAAGGAACTCAAGTCCACAGCCGTTATGAAAGACGTGTTGGACGCGAACGTGGTGATCAGCGCGCCGGTGGCCAAATCGCACAGCAGCGCCGGCGTGAGCCTGTCCATGAAGAATATGATGGGCGTGGTATACGACCGGGCCGTGTTCCATACCCTGTACGACCTGCACACAGCCATCGTGGACTTATGTACCGTGGCCAAGGCCCATCTCACCGTCGTGGACGCCACGCGCCTGCTTTCCACCGGCGGTCCCGGCGGTCCCGGGAAGGTACTCCAACCCAGAAAAGTGATTGCGTCCACGGATATGGTGGCCGCCGATGCGATCACCGTGGATATGGGGGAATGGTACGGCCGGAAATTCGAACCGGGCCAGGTCAAACACATCCGGGAGGCCCATGAACGTGGACTAGGCCGAATGGACATCGACAAACTGAACATTAAGCAGGTTCAAGCTTGA
- a CDS encoding 4Fe-4S binding protein — protein sequence MRFQRLVQIALFVLFALLLWQAKYPLAEGLPVDLFLRLDPTILLGTMLVSGTWITDLFRGLAVLLLALVLGRFFCGYVCPLGATVDAADWMIRRKKPGRNGNAAEGNTRIQAWKYLLLFAVFCSVLAGVSLVFLVSPISLATRFYTVTVYPVLLSLADSCLWFVENISSYLGLDGAGYLQIKHVSFNANVFTAFFVTGLLLLGLLRPRFWCRNVCPAGAMFALCSRKPMVRRTVNDRCTDCGACIRSCPMGAISNEPQRTAHSECIVCLKCMEVCPENAVSFRWTFEKNAAPAVDPGKRRLVLSGCAGLAAGLLLKTNVGSVQGSAKDLVISRVRILRPPGALPEEAFLDRCVRCGECMKACPTNTLQPVWFETGIDGVWSPKLAARYAACEQACNLCGRVCPTGAVRPLSLDEKKYAKIGTAFIDRSRCIAWEEDRACLICDEICPYNAIVMRPVTDNRNTVPFVNENKCNGCGYCENKCPVLGEAAIRVSPHGELRLFDGSYERTAQAHGLVFHAKGGLEESFSFTKPKQDGNTSPEIPPVPSPDQLPPGFTSD from the coding sequence TTGAGATTCCAACGACTCGTTCAGATCGCCCTGTTCGTCCTTTTCGCTTTGCTGCTGTGGCAGGCCAAATATCCGTTGGCGGAAGGACTTCCGGTCGACCTGTTTCTGCGTCTGGATCCGACGATCCTGCTGGGTACGATGTTGGTCAGTGGGACCTGGATCACGGACCTCTTCCGGGGGCTGGCGGTTCTGCTCCTGGCGTTGGTATTGGGCCGTTTCTTTTGCGGCTACGTGTGTCCGCTGGGCGCTACGGTAGACGCCGCAGACTGGATGATCAGGCGAAAGAAGCCGGGACGAAACGGGAATGCGGCGGAAGGGAACACACGGATCCAGGCCTGGAAGTACCTTTTGCTGTTCGCCGTGTTCTGCTCCGTGCTGGCGGGGGTCTCGCTGGTATTCCTGGTTTCGCCCATATCCCTGGCCACACGGTTCTATACAGTCACCGTATATCCCGTTCTCCTTTCGCTGGCCGATTCATGCCTGTGGTTCGTGGAGAATATTTCGAGTTACCTGGGCCTGGATGGAGCCGGTTATCTTCAGATCAAGCACGTCTCGTTCAACGCCAATGTGTTCACCGCCTTTTTCGTAACGGGGCTTCTGCTCCTGGGCCTGTTACGTCCCAGGTTCTGGTGCCGGAATGTGTGTCCGGCCGGAGCGATGTTCGCCCTGTGTTCCCGGAAACCGATGGTGCGCCGAACGGTGAACGACCGATGCACGGATTGCGGGGCCTGTATCCGCTCCTGCCCCATGGGCGCCATTTCGAACGAGCCTCAACGCACTGCTCATTCCGAGTGCATCGTGTGCCTGAAGTGCATGGAAGTGTGTCCTGAAAACGCGGTCTCCTTCCGTTGGACCTTCGAGAAAAACGCGGCCCCTGCCGTCGATCCAGGCAAAAGACGCCTTGTGCTGAGCGGGTGCGCCGGGCTCGCAGCAGGCTTGTTGCTGAAAACCAACGTCGGATCGGTGCAAGGTTCCGCCAAAGATCTGGTCATATCCAGAGTACGGATCCTAAGGCCGCCGGGCGCGCTGCCGGAAGAAGCGTTTCTGGATCGCTGCGTCCGGTGCGGCGAGTGTATGAAGGCATGCCCTACCAACACCCTTCAGCCGGTATGGTTCGAGACGGGTATCGACGGGGTCTGGAGTCCCAAATTGGCTGCACGATATGCCGCCTGTGAACAGGCATGCAATCTGTGCGGCCGGGTATGCCCCACCGGGGCCGTCCGTCCCTTGAGCCTCGATGAGAAGAAATACGCCAAAATCGGAACCGCTTTTATCGACCGTTCCAGGTGCATTGCGTGGGAAGAAGACCGCGCCTGCCTGATCTGTGATGAAATCTGCCCTTACAACGCCATTGTTATGAGGCCTGTGACCGACAACCGCAATACCGTTCCTTTTGTGAACGAGAACAAATGCAATGGATGCGGCTATTGCGAGAACAAATGCCCCGTATTGGGTGAAGCGGCCATACGCGTGTCGCCGCACGGCGAACTCCGGTTGTTCGACGGCTCCTACGAACGGACGGCCCAGGCGCACGGACTGGTGTTTCATGCAAAGGGCGGTCTGGAAGAATCGTTTTCTTTCACCAAACCCAAACAGGACGGCAACACTTCCCCGGAAATCCCTCCTGTTCCATCTCCAGACCAGTTGCCTCCGGGATTCACGTCGGACTAG
- a CDS encoding type II toxin-antitoxin system VapC family toxin — protein MPARFVVDNSVVMPWCFEEEGNSYAEAVLESLEAGEAFVPAIWPLEVGNVLLVAERKKRLSRASVVRFLALLGGLPITVEQETPERMLKEIVSLAREHGLSTYDASYLDLAMRLDLPLSTLDASLVKAAGKCKVPAYEPTRAR, from the coding sequence ATGCCCGCGCGCTTTGTCGTCGATAATTCGGTCGTTATGCCGTGGTGTTTCGAGGAGGAGGGCAACAGCTACGCCGAGGCCGTGCTCGAAAGCCTTGAAGCCGGGGAGGCCTTTGTGCCCGCCATTTGGCCCCTCGAGGTGGGCAATGTCCTGCTTGTCGCGGAACGGAAAAAGCGTCTCAGCCGGGCTTCGGTCGTCCGCTTTCTCGCGCTCCTGGGTGGTTTACCCATCACGGTGGAACAGGAAACCCCAGAGCGGATGCTCAAGGAGATCGTTTCGCTTGCGCGGGAACACGGGCTTTCTACCTATGACGCGTCCTACCTGGACCTCGCCATGAGGCTCGATCTGCCCCTCTCCACACTGGACGCATCCCTCGTGAAGGCCGCCGGGAAATGCAAAGTCCCGGCCTACGAACCGACCCGCGCCCGCTGA
- a CDS encoding ribokinase has translation MKRTNPARQFDVCAVGHITWDCIVSPTLRTRIPGGTAYYGAVALARLGLETAVVTRLAGKDREALIRPLERLGVRVFNFESAETTFFENVYEGGARGTRTQKVHALAEGFVPEHVEGVSARMFLLGPLTNTDMPLSLFRSVKRPDNRIAVDVQGMLRRVSGHSVESAVWGDKLEALRCIDVLKADDREARSLTGENELGKAMRRIAEYGVREVLVTLGSQGALSLCEGREVRIPAFEPRRLVDTTGCGDTFLAGYLFGRHRSMGVREAGLTAAALAALKAEVLGPFQGSARDLTRFSLTAPGLIPC, from the coding sequence ATGAAACGCACGAATCCGGCAAGACAGTTCGACGTATGCGCGGTCGGGCATATAACCTGGGATTGTATCGTGTCCCCAACGCTCCGGACGCGTATACCCGGAGGCACGGCTTACTACGGCGCCGTGGCGCTCGCGCGGCTGGGACTCGAAACAGCGGTCGTGACCCGGTTGGCCGGGAAGGACCGGGAGGCGCTGATACGGCCGCTCGAGAGGCTGGGCGTCCGCGTGTTTAACTTCGAAAGCGCCGAAACCACGTTTTTCGAGAACGTGTACGAGGGAGGCGCCCGCGGAACGCGGACCCAGAAGGTCCACGCCCTGGCGGAAGGGTTTGTTCCCGAGCACGTGGAAGGCGTATCCGCCCGGATGTTTCTGCTGGGGCCCCTTACCAACACAGACATGCCGCTCTCTCTGTTTCGATCCGTCAAGCGACCGGATAATCGGATTGCCGTGGACGTCCAGGGCATGTTGAGGAGGGTCTCCGGCCATTCCGTGGAATCGGCGGTGTGGGGGGATAAGCTCGAGGCTCTGAGGTGCATCGATGTACTCAAAGCGGACGACAGGGAAGCTCGTTCCCTGACCGGCGAGAACGAGCTTGGGAAGGCCATGCGGAGGATCGCGGAGTATGGTGTTCGCGAGGTATTGGTGACCCTGGGGAGTCAGGGGGCCCTGTCGTTGTGCGAAGGTCGGGAAGTGCGAATCCCGGCCTTCGAGCCCAGACGACTGGTGGACACGACAGGATGCGGGGATACGTTCCTCGCCGGTTATTTGTTTGGAAGACACCGCTCCATGGGTGTCCGGGAGGCCGGCCTGACGGCCGCGGCCCTTGCGGCCCTCAAAGCGGAAGTTCTGGGTCCCTTCCAGGGCTCCGCGCGCGACTTGACACGGTTTTCCCTTACGGCTCCGGGACTGATCCCTTGTTGA
- a CDS encoding chemotaxis response regulator CheY — translation MVDADKRFLVVDDFATMRKIVRNLLRQLGYQHIDEAEDGVVALRKLKSTKYDMIICDWNMPNMTGIELLREVRSDESLKVIPFLMVTAEANKENVIEAVKAGVSNYIVKPFTADTLSGKIDAVLKK, via the coding sequence GTGGTTGATGCAGACAAAAGATTTCTGGTGGTAGACGATTTTGCGACAATGAGGAAGATCGTCAGAAATCTTCTTCGCCAATTGGGATATCAGCATATCGATGAAGCGGAAGATGGTGTGGTTGCTCTGAGGAAACTCAAATCCACAAAATACGATATGATCATCTGTGACTGGAACATGCCGAACATGACGGGTATCGAGCTGCTCCGAGAGGTGCGTTCGGACGAATCACTCAAGGTGATTCCCTTTCTGATGGTAACCGCTGAAGCCAACAAGGAAAACGTGATAGAGGCGGTAAAAGCGGGTGTCAGCAATTACATAGTCAAGCCGTTTACGGCCGATACGTTGAGTGGCAAGATTGACGCAGTACTGAAGAAGTAG
- a CDS encoding PDZ domain-containing protein, with product MLGDSNQLEQGEPVLAIGNPFGLSETVTTGIVSATGRVIGAGPYDNFIQTDASINPGNSGGPLFNYSGEVVGINAAIVASGQGIGFAVPINTAKEILLQLKDKGRVTRGWLGVTIQNVTPELAKSFKLEEEKGALVADVSESGPASKAGIQRGDVIVEFNGQPVENSQVLPQMVAGLMPGTDVDVKVIREGKTKMFKVKLETLEEETMAASETTQRARLGITIQTVTPELAKGLGMESAQGVAITSVEPGSPAADAGLRRGDVVLEVDQKPVNTVDEFKEATSDISSKPALMLVWRQGSTYFVTLQTK from the coding sequence ATGCTCGGGGACTCGAATCAACTCGAACAAGGGGAACCCGTTCTGGCCATCGGAAATCCGTTCGGTCTCTCGGAAACCGTGACCACGGGCATCGTGAGCGCCACCGGAAGAGTCATCGGCGCGGGCCCCTATGACAATTTTATCCAGACCGACGCTTCGATCAATCCCGGAAACAGCGGAGGGCCTCTGTTCAATTACAGCGGAGAAGTCGTGGGCATCAATGCGGCTATTGTAGCCTCCGGACAAGGCATCGGCTTCGCGGTCCCCATCAACACGGCCAAGGAGATACTACTTCAGCTTAAGGACAAGGGGCGCGTTACCCGAGGCTGGCTCGGAGTGACGATCCAGAATGTAACTCCGGAATTGGCCAAGTCCTTTAAACTGGAAGAGGAGAAAGGCGCGCTGGTTGCCGACGTCTCGGAAAGCGGCCCTGCGTCGAAGGCCGGTATCCAGAGGGGAGACGTGATCGTCGAGTTCAACGGCCAGCCGGTGGAGAATTCCCAGGTGTTGCCTCAAATGGTGGCCGGCCTGATGCCGGGAACCGACGTGGATGTGAAGGTGATCCGGGAAGGCAAAACTAAGATGTTCAAAGTCAAACTCGAAACCCTCGAAGAGGAAACCATGGCGGCCTCCGAAACCACGCAGAGGGCACGTCTGGGCATAACCATCCAGACCGTCACTCCCGAACTGGCCAAGGGACTGGGTATGGAATCCGCTCAGGGAGTTGCGATAACGTCGGTGGAGCCTGGAAGTCCGGCGGCCGACGCCGGGCTGAGACGCGGAGATGTGGTTCTGGAAGTGGATCAGAAACCCGTCAATACGGTGGATGAGTTTAAGGAAGCTACGTCCGACATCAGCTCCAAGCCTGCTCTAATGTTGGTTTGGCGGCAAGGGTCCACGTATTTTGTGACCTTGCAAACGAAATAA
- a CDS encoding iron-sulfur cluster-binding protein, whose product MRENRFRKRYQAALNDAQLQKGVSAATRLLVSMREKTVAEIPDWQALRERGRAIREHTLDHLDGCLETLEQSVTRQGGHVFWAKDDEAARRYVLDLALSRGVKTIVKGKSMISEEIGLNDALEAHGVEPVETDLGEFIVQLADEHPSHILAPAIHKTKEDISLLFARKLLKPKVTEPKALMAQAREHLRGKFLEAQMGVTGANFAVARTGTVVLTENEGNIRFSTTCPPVHVSIMSLEKVVPDWSELYVLLNLLIISATGQRLSTYVSFLNPPMADKTRHGPKEFHLVLLDNGRSRILGDERYRSILRCIRCAACFNVCPVYTKIGGHAYGTVYPGPMGSVLSPLLFGLDAHEELPFASTLCGACRDVCPVKIDIPNMLLELRSDVTENWKARHRMYGRRLRVEVWSRVAGDETVLRWASRIARSAEPILNVAKAPDGFKLSHRRFERSE is encoded by the coding sequence GTGCGTGAGAACCGTTTTCGGAAACGATATCAGGCCGCGCTGAATGACGCTCAACTTCAGAAGGGTGTGTCCGCGGCGACCCGGCTCCTGGTTTCCATGCGAGAGAAGACGGTTGCCGAAATCCCCGATTGGCAAGCGCTTCGGGAAAGAGGCAGAGCCATTCGGGAACACACATTGGACCATCTGGACGGCTGTCTCGAAACCCTCGAACAGAGCGTCACTCGCCAGGGAGGACATGTATTTTGGGCAAAAGACGATGAGGCCGCCCGCCGTTACGTGTTGGATCTGGCCCTCAGCCGCGGCGTTAAAACCATCGTAAAAGGGAAGTCCATGATCTCGGAAGAGATCGGACTGAACGACGCCCTCGAGGCCCACGGCGTGGAGCCGGTGGAAACCGACCTGGGCGAGTTCATCGTGCAGCTCGCGGATGAGCATCCTTCCCACATTCTGGCTCCGGCCATTCATAAAACCAAGGAAGACATTTCGTTGCTGTTCGCCCGGAAACTTTTGAAACCCAAAGTGACCGAACCCAAAGCGCTTATGGCCCAGGCCAGGGAGCATCTCAGGGGCAAGTTCCTCGAGGCCCAAATGGGTGTCACCGGCGCCAATTTCGCCGTGGCCCGCACGGGAACGGTGGTGCTTACGGAGAATGAAGGCAATATCCGATTCAGCACGACCTGCCCTCCCGTGCACGTATCCATCATGAGCCTCGAAAAGGTCGTACCGGACTGGTCGGAATTGTATGTCCTGTTGAACCTATTGATCATATCCGCCACCGGACAGCGATTGTCCACCTACGTCAGCTTCTTGAACCCTCCGATGGCGGACAAGACCCGGCACGGGCCTAAAGAGTTCCACCTCGTCCTGTTGGACAACGGCCGAAGCCGCATTCTCGGAGACGAACGATACCGTTCGATCCTGCGCTGCATCCGGTGTGCAGCCTGTTTTAACGTGTGTCCCGTGTACACGAAGATCGGCGGACACGCCTACGGAACGGTGTACCCGGGTCCCATGGGATCCGTGCTGTCACCGCTTCTGTTCGGCCTGGACGCGCACGAGGAGTTGCCGTTTGCCTCGACTCTCTGCGGCGCCTGCAGGGACGTGTGCCCGGTGAAGATCGACATTCCGAACATGCTGCTCGAACTCCGAAGCGACGTAACCGAGAATTGGAAAGCCCGGCACAGGATGTACGGTCGCCGTCTGAGAGTCGAGGTGTGGAGTCGAGTCGCGGGCGACGAAACCGTGCTTCGATGGGCGTCTCGAATCGCACGGTCGGCGGAACCCATACTGAACGTGGCCAAAGCGCCGGACGGGTTCAAACTGTCCCATAGAAGGTTTGAACGGAGTGAGTGA
- a CDS encoding (Fe-S)-binding protein codes for MSPEPRETISLFVPCVVDQFRPGVARASADVLRKLDLGFETPGPGICCGQPAFNQGFREEARRVARKWIQHHEAYSAVVAPSGSCVNMVRNHYPALFDKEPDWRRRALAVAARTYELTEYLVHVAKRLDLGVQCPLRATYHDSCHVTRHLGVREEPRRLLQHVDGLVLVEMEQSDRCCGFGGLFRWTHAPISRALSEEKARMIEATGVDAVITAETGCLLNIEAALDRIGSRVKAFHVAEVLGGMARA; via the coding sequence ATGAGCCCTGAACCCAGGGAAACAATCTCGTTGTTCGTTCCGTGCGTGGTGGATCAGTTCAGGCCCGGCGTTGCGCGGGCGTCCGCGGACGTATTGAGGAAACTGGACCTGGGTTTCGAGACGCCCGGTCCGGGGATCTGCTGCGGACAGCCGGCGTTCAACCAGGGTTTCCGGGAAGAGGCTCGAAGAGTGGCCCGGAAGTGGATTCAACATCATGAAGCGTACTCCGCCGTTGTGGCTCCATCCGGATCCTGTGTGAATATGGTGCGGAATCACTATCCCGCCCTGTTCGACAAAGAGCCGGATTGGCGACGTCGGGCCCTGGCCGTGGCCGCCCGGACCTACGAACTCACCGAATACCTGGTTCACGTGGCAAAACGCCTCGATCTGGGCGTACAATGCCCCCTTCGCGCCACCTACCACGATTCGTGTCACGTTACCCGTCATCTCGGCGTTCGGGAGGAACCACGACGTCTTCTGCAACACGTGGACGGGCTGGTTCTGGTCGAAATGGAGCAATCGGATCGCTGCTGCGGATTCGGCGGTCTTTTCAGATGGACCCACGCTCCCATCTCTCGAGCCCTGTCGGAAGAAAAAGCCCGGATGATCGAGGCAACGGGTGTAGACGCGGTCATTACGGCGGAAACGGGATGTCTCCTGAACATAGAAGCCGCTCTCGATCGCATCGGTTCGAGGGTCAAGGCCTTTCACGTGGCCGAAGTTCTGGGAGGAATGGCTCGTGCGTGA